A segment of the Campylobacter concisus genome:
CATCGCCGAGGTTAGCAAAAACCTAGATATGATCATCGAGCATGTTCGTGCAGCGCTCTCACGTGTCATCACCTCGCTTTATGTTGATGAAAAAGGTCAGCTAAATTTTTACATTTTAGATAGTGCTGCGCAGCAAAAGCTTATGGATGCGGTGCAGTATAAAGACGGCGCGTATCATCTTATGATAAATGTGGCTCAAACTTCAGCGATCGTTCAGGCACTAAGACATGAAAAAGAGAAACGTCCGATGAGTCAGCACGGCGAAATGGTGCTTTGTGTGGAGCCAAGTCTAAGAAAATTTATAGCAAATATCTGCGCAAATTTTGCCATCGACATCGTGGTGCTAAGCTTTGCTGAGATTTCGGCAAATACGCCATTTGAAACGGTTGGCGTCATAGAAATAGAAAATTTATAAAGGAAAACGATGAAAATTTATCACCTCTCACACACCGATCTTGACGGATACGGCGCGCAATACATAACAAATTTTTACTTCAAAGATGTGAAATTTCTAAACTCAAACTACGGCAGAGAGATAGATGATAAATTTACTCAAATTCTATCTGAGATAGATGCCTCAAACGATGATAAAAACGTCATCTTGATCACTGATTTAAATTTAAGCCTAGCTCAGTGTGAGAGCTTTGAGGAGATGATAGATGGTAAAAATATAAAGCTATTTTTGCTAGATCATCACCAAAGCGGCGCTGAGTGCGCGAGCACTTACTCATGGTATTTTTTGGATAGTTCAAGGTGCGCTACAAAGATTACTTACGACTTTTTTGCGGGCATTTTTGGCAAAAACAAAGAGCTTGAAATTTTTAGTGACGTCGTAAATGCCGTGGATATCTGGCTAAAAGATGATAAAAATTTCGAGATGGGCAAGGTCTGCTTGGGGCTTGTGGCAAACGCTAAAGAGATAAATAAGGTGATGTTTGAAGCTGAAAACAACCTCTATATGGATCATATCTTAAAAGAAGCGAGCAAATTTTTTAACGAGAAAAACGACTATATCGGCCTTGATATGCAGGTGCATGCCATTAAGAAGTCATTTTTCAAAGAGGATAAAGACGATACGCTAAGCAATCTAATCTCAAACTACGTCGTAAAAAAACTTAGTGAAAACAAAGAGAAATTTAGCATAAGCTATAAAGATCATAAAGGAATTTTAACCTACAATATCGGCAACGTTTCGGTTATCGGCAACGACTTTTTAGTGGCAAATCCTGAATTTGACTTCTTTATCGACGTGACAAATAAAAAAACGCTAAGCTTTCGTGCAAATGGCAAGCTAGACGTTAGTGCCATGGCAAAACACCTAGTTGGCGGCGGCGGACACGTCAATGCTAGCGGCGGGCTGTTTGCAAATTTCAAAGATGGCTTTAGCTATGAGCCGATCAAGGCGCAGATAGTTGATCTAATAACTAAAAAAACACAGGAGGATATATGAAAGAAGAAGAGGTAAGCGTAGAGGAGCTTAGCTATGAGCTTAGCATGGTACTTGAAGCGATGTTCTACTATGCTGGAGTAAAAAAAGACAAGCTTGAAGAGGCGGCAAATCTTTATGTCGAGTGCATCGATGATGCGTTAGAAAATTCTGACGCTAGCGGTAGCGACGAGGTCATAGAGATAGTTGAGTATATGAAAAAACATCATTCAAAATTATTTAAATAAGGAAAGAAAATGAAGAAAATTTTAGTTTTAGTGGCAGCGGTTTTTGCGTTAAATGCTATGGCAAATGAAAATTTAGACAAGGCAAATGAGCTTTATGCAAAGAAAAATTTTAATGAAGCTTATCTTTATTTTAATAAGGCTTGTGGAGAGGGCGAGAAGAAAGCTTGCACGATGAATGCGATCATGCTATTTAACGGAGACGGCGTAGCAAAAGATAGAGTTCAGGCTGAGAAAATTTTTACAAAAATGTGTGACGAAAATGAGGGCATGGCGTGCGAAAAACTAGGCGAAATGATCGCTTATGGCCTTGTAAAAGATAAAGACGCAAACGAAGCAAAGAACGAAGAAAAAGCAAAGGCTTTATTTAAAAAAGCTTGTGATAACGGCTACCAACCAGCTTGCGACTTTGTGACAAAATAAATTTAAGAGGCTTAAAATGGGCTACAAACATAAAGATTTGATAGGAACTAGAGAGCTTAGCAAAGAAGAAATTTTGTATTTTTTAGAGGCGGCGAAAGAGTTTAAGGAGCTAAATTTAAGCCAAGTGAAAAAAAATGACTATCTTCGCGGAAAGACCACGATCAACGCATTTTATGAAAACTCGACAAGAACTAGGACATCCTTTGAAATCGCAGCAAAGAGGCTTGGAGCTGATACGATAAATTTCAGCTCATCAAGCTCTAGCGTGACAAAGGGCGAGAGCCTAAATGACACGATGAATAACATGGCTGCTATGAGAACTGACATCATCGTGCTTCGTCATCCAAGCTCTGGGGCGGCGAAATTTGCAGCTGATAGGACAGAGGCTAGCGTCGTAAACGCAGGGGACGGTACAAATGAGCACCCAAGCCAAGCCTTGCTTGATCTTTTCACGCTAAGAGAGCATGGTAAAATTTTAGATAAAAACCTAAATGTGGCGATCATCGGCGACATCGCAAGAAGCCGCGTGGCAAGGTCTGATATCTGGGCGATGAAGAAATTTGGCATAAATTTAAAGCTCTTTGCCCCAAAGATGATGATGCCAAAAGACGCTGAGGTATTTGAGTCTAAAATTTGCAAAAATATGGAAGAAGCCTGCGAGGGTAGCGACGTCATCATTATGCTTCGCATCCAACTAGAGCGTGGCGGTGCGGACGTGGCATTTCCAAGCTCGAGAGAGTACTCGAAATTCTTTGGACTAAATAAAAATAGGATAAAGCTAGCAAAGCCTGACGCTATCGTGTTGCACCCAGGGCCAATAAATAGGGGCGTAGAGCTAAACTCAGACGTGGCTGATGGCACACACTCAGTCATACTAAATCAAGTTGAAAATGGCGTTGCTATAAGAATGGCGATACTAAATACGCTTGCAAAAAATAGGGGCTAACGATGAAAATAGCAATAATTAACGGCACTATCGTAAATAGCGACGAGAAATTTAAGGCAAATATCCTAATAGAAAACGGTAAAATAGCCAAAATCGGAAGTGAGAAATTTGAGGCCGATAAGGTCATCGACGCTACAAATAAGCTTGTAATGCCAGGACTTATCGACATGCACGTACACTTTCGCGATCCTGGTCAAGAGTACAAAGACGACATCATCTCAGGCTCGCAGGCGGCCGTAGCTGGGGGAGTGACTACCTGCCTTTGCATGGCTAACACAAACCCAGTAAATGACAACGCCTCGATCACAAGAGCGATGATAGAAAAGGCAAGAAACTGCGGGCTGATCGATCTTTTGCCAATTGCAGCCATTAGCAAAGGGCTTGGTGGCAACGAGATCGTCGAAATGGGCGATCTTATAGAGGCTGGAGCAGTTGCATTTAGTGATGATGGCCTACCGGTGGCTAGCTCAAGCGTGATGAGAGCAGCACTTGAGTATTCAAGCATGTTTGGTAGCTTTTGTATAAGCCACTCAGAGGACTGCTCGCTTTGCAGACAGGGCGTCATGCACGAGGGCAAGGTCTCAGCCATACTTGGACTTCGCGGTATGGCGAGAGAGAAAGAGGAGATCGCAGTTAGCCGTGACATGCTTCTTGCAAAGCTCACCAAAGCACACATCCACATCGCTCACGTAAGCTCGGAATACTCGCTAAAGATCATCGAAATGGGTAAAAAAGAGGGCATAAATATCACTTGTGAGGCCACACCACATCACTTTAGCTTTAGCGACGATGAAATTTTGAAAAATGCCTACGATACAAATTTCAAAATGTCGCCGCCACTTCGTGAGATAAGCGACGTAAAAGCGGTAAGAGAGGCGCTAAAAAGCGGCCTTATAGATGTTATCGCTACCGATCATGCCCCACACCACACAGACGAAAAGATAGTGGAATTTGACAAGGCGCCATTTGGTATCATCGGACTTCAAACTCTTGTGCCACTCACTCTTAAGCTCGTAAATGAGGGCGTTATAAGCTTAGAGCGCATGGTGGAGCTAACTTCTACAAATGCAGCTAAGATGCTAAATTTAAAAGATAAGGGCAGGCTTGCTGAGGGCATGCTAGCTGATATTGCGGTGATTGATCCTGAGATCGAGTACATTTATGATGAGAAGATAAACCGCTCAAAATCGGTAAATTCTCCGCTTTTTGGTAAAAAACTAAAAGGCGCAGCGACTACCACGATAAAAAGTGGCAAGATCGTTTATGAGTTTGGAAAATAATATAAATTTGCTCGTGCTTGCGAGCAAATCCTAAATCTTCAAAATCCAAAATTTGCTAGAAATTTCTAGCAAATTTTAGTTTTTTTATGAGTTATATTTTTTAACGATACCGCGAACGACTTTTTCGATAAAAAGTGCAGAAGCTACTTCGCAGTGCTCTCTTGTAGAGTGAGGTGAGTAGATGTTTGGTCCTATTGAACATGCACTAAGACCTGCTTTTTTCTCCAAAAGCACTCCACATTCAAGTCCAGCATGCACGGCTGTTATTCTTGCTTCTGGCTTATAAATTTTAAGCTCTTCTAAGATGTCGTTTGCAAATTTATCATTAACTGGCTTCCAAGCTGGATTTCTATCTTTTGAAATGACGCTAAAACCAACCGCTTTTGCAAGCTCTGAAATTTCAAATTCCATTCTATTTAGGCCGTCTTTACTCATTGACCTTGCGAAAAACTCAACTTCAAGCGTGCCATCATCCTTGATCTTTGCAAGTGAGAGATTGACGCTATCTTGAGGTATGCCTAGCTCGCAGTTGTAGGCTCTTACACCTTGTGAAAATGAGTTGATAAGAGCTAAAATTTTCTCTCCGTTTTCTAAAATTTCATCCCCAGTGCCAAGCTTTTTCACGCTTAAATTCTCACACTCGCTCTTTAGCTCTTTATCGCTTAAAACTAGTGCAGTTGCGCCGCTTGGGATAGAGTTACTTCGCTCGCCACCTTCAAATTTAACAAGCCTGCAGCCATTTTTAGTCACAAATGCCGCCAAAACCTTGATCGCATTTGGGATATTTTTATGTATCTCGTTGCCAGAGTGTCCGCCAGGAAGCCCACTTACTTTTACTTCATAAAGCGTGCTCTCTTTTGTTTTTTTGCTATTAAGCGCAATAGTAGCAAATAAATTTACACCGCCAGCACAGCCGATAGTGACCCTATCGTCTTCTTCGCTGTCTAAATTTAAAAGCTTATCGGCTTTGAGATCGCCACTAAAGCCAGTGGCTCCGATCATGCCGACTTCTTCGTTGTTTGTAAAGAGGCACTCTATATCATCAAATTCGCTTATCATCTGCATCATGATAGCCACGCCTATGCCGTTATCGGCACCTAAAGATGAGTTTTTAGCTCTCATATAGCCATCGTCGCCATAAACTATCTCGATCTTTGGCGCGTCGCCCATGCAGACCATATCGTAGTGGCTTTGCAAACAAATTTTTGGCTTGCCTTTGAATGCATGAACGTTGCCAAAACTATCGACCACGACCTCACAGCCCTTATCTTTTGCATAGCTAGCTAGAAAATCACGCATCTTATCAGTCTCATAACTGCAGTGTGGTATCGCAGCAAGTGTCTCAAATTTCTTTAAAATTTCACTATTTGACATATTGCCTCCGTAAATTTATTTTATTTCGCCCTTATAGCCAGTCGCATCGACTGCTTTTAAAAGCTCTTTTTCATCGAGCTTATCATCTGCTATAACGACAGCTTTTCGCTCTTTTAGCGATACATCTGCCTTTTTTACGCCTTCAACGCTAAGAGCAGCCTTTCTAACAATCGCCGTGCAAAGCGGACAGTGCATGCTAGGCACTGAAATTTCTATCTTTTTATCAGCATAGCAACTAAGTGCAAGAAGGGCTAAAACTAAAATTTTACGCATAAATTTCTCCTAAAAGCTCTGGATATGTAAGAAGTAAAAGTAAAATCACTCCAAAAAGTATATATATAAGTATCCATTTTTTCTTTTTATAGCTTAAGTTGCAGCTTTTTGGCTTGTAAAATAAAGCAATGCCAGAGATCACAAAGCAAATGACCGCCACGACGCTTAAAGGGACGCGGTACTCGTATAAATTTTGTGTCCAAGATAGAAATGAAAAAGATGTGCCAAAAAGCAAGAAAAGAAGTGCTGGCAAACAGCACAAGGTAGCGCCGATGGCACTACCTATGGATGTTAGTATCAGCCAAAAGGCTCTCATTTTAGCTCTGTTGAAACGTAGTCGTAGCTAAATTCTTTTGGCGAATAGTAGTTTTGTGTGTTGCCATCAACTTCAGCGTATGGATAACCAAAGTTGTTTAGCGGAGTTTGCTCTGGGGTTGGCTTTAAGATAAAGTCACGGCCGTAGTTAAAGCCTATCCAGCACATTTCCCAGTTGCCAAAGCAGTAATCTCTCACAGCTACGATCTTAGCGTCATCATTTGTTAGCTTCTCGCCAAGTCTCACCTTTGTGACATCTGCTGGGTCAACTGGTATCCAACCATAGCCTTTTAAGTAAAATTCGGCCCTGCAGTGCTGTCCGCCTGAAATTTTAGCTACGCCATCTTTTGCGCTACCCATTTGATCTGAAAATCTAGACTGACCAACTCTGATACCAAAAATTTCTCTTGCTGGGATGCCAACTGATCTGCAAAGCCCCACAAAAACTGAGTTTATGTCGGTGCATTTGCCAACTAGTTTGCCACTTTCTAGTATCGCTTTAACGTCGCCTGTACCACATCCAAGGATGCTATTATCACGCTGCATAGTGTTTGCAACCCACGTATATATCGCTTTTGCGCGCTCCAAATCGCCTTTGGTATTGCCGATAATCTCTAGCGCTTTTGCTCTTACGACGCCGCCAGTTGGGATGTGTGAAGTTGGTTTTAAAAACTCCAAAATCGCAGGATCGACCTTCTCGTTTGGATCGAAATTTACCTTGCTAAAGTCGGTATTGCGCTCTGTTGTTTGGATTTTAAACTGGATATTTAAAATAGGTCTTTGCTCGTTTTCTTCAAATTCGCCATACATTGTTGGTATTAGCGTGTCTGAGATATAAACATTTTTAGCTGTTGTGTTTATGACGTAGTCTTGGGTTAGTTGCTGATAAGTGGTGCTTAGTGGGAGCGGTAGCCAAATTCTTGAGCTTTTACCCTTTTCAAGCAGCTGGTGTTTGAAATTTACGTCGAAATTTCTAACCACTGGGTTTGCTGGCTCGTCGCTAGCTAGAGTGACACTTGGAAGCAGACTTGCTGCACCTAAAAAACTACTGAATTTAAAAAAATCTCTTCTTTGCATAAAATGCCTTTTTGCTTAATCTTAGCCAAACTTGGCTCTAAAACTGCCTGCTATTCTAGCATAAAAATTTTATTTATGATAAAATCTGCCACATGAAAAAGATTATATTTTTGGGCTTTATAGCGTTATTTTGCAACGGTTGTCTTTACATGAATGAGCGTGGAGTTTCGACTCAATATTATAATGACTGTAAAGAGTATTATGACGCGACTGGCACCTACCAAAAAGAGTGCCCACACAACATCGTCGACTGGAAATAGCGTGAATCTTAGTAAATTTAATGAGCAGCAAAAGCAAATTTTTAATAAGATAGAAAATTTAGCAAATTTTGATTGCGAATTTAGCTTGAGTGATAGCGTAAATGTCAAATTTAAAAATTTAGACCAAACCAAAAAAGATGAAATTTACAACCTCGCTCTTAGCCTAAAGCCTTGGCGAAAAGGGCCATTTTTACTTGATGATATATATATAGATAGCGAGTGGCAAAGTTTTATTAAATTTAATATCCTAGCGCCACATCTAAATTTAGCTGGCAAGTGCGTGGCTGATGTTGGTTGCAACAATGGATATTATATGTTTAAGATGCTTGAGTACGGTCCAAAAAGCATAACTGGCTTTGATCCTAGCGTGCATACATATTTGCAGTTTGCTTTTTTAAATAAATTTATCCGCTCAAATATCGCTTACGAGCTTCTTGGAGTAGAGAGCTTGCCAGAATACGCAGCGAAATTTGACACCATTTTTTGCCTTGGCGTGATATACCACAGAAGCGATCCTATCAAGATGCTAAAAGAGCTAAAAACTGCGCTAAATCCAGGCGGCGAGCTATTTTTAGATACCATGTATATTGATATGGATGGCGATTTTGCGCTAAATCCAAAGGATAGATACTCAAAAATTCCAAATATCTACTTTGTACCGACACTCTCGGCACTTCAAAACTGGTGCGAGAGGGCTAAATTTAGGGATTTTACCCTACTTGAAACAAAGGCCACTGATCTAAATGAGCAGCGAAAAACGCAGTGGATAGATGGTGAGAGTCTTGGAAATTTCTTAGACCCAAATGACAATACAAAGACCATCGAGGGCTACCCAGCGCCAAAAAGAGCATATGTTAGAGTTAAAATTTAAGGATAAAAATGGCAGAAGAAAATATCTATGATACAAAAGATGAATCGCAAATAATCTTACCAGAAGATGAAAATCCATTAAGAAATGAGATCAAAACCGCTCCACTTACAAAGCTAAATTTTAGTGGAACGGCATTTTTACTTGAAAAAAATCACGCAAAGACTAGATTTTTTACTACGGATGATATGGTATGCGATACTGAGGGGCTTATTCATAGTGGGTTTATTTTTATGGGCGCAAATCATGCCGCGCTTTTAGCCATTAATGAAGAATTTTGCGTTAGTATCGGGGCTAGGATAAATTTCTTTGGGCCACTAAAGCTTGGTGACGTGGTGGAATTTGACGCGCAAGCAAGATTTGAAGAGAGTAGAAAAAGAGAAGTGAAAGTGCTTGGATATGTTAAAGATATAAAAATTTTTGAAGGAGTATTTCAACTTGTCACACTTGAAGAGCATATCTTCTTGGCTCAACAAAAAAATATCCAAAAAGAAGCTGCTATAAGGCAGAAAAAAGAGCGAGAAGAAGCTAAGGCTAATAGCTAAAAGTAAGTAAAAATTTTTGATTTTTAATCCCAAATAAAACGAAATTTTAAAAAGACAATCTTTATCTCATTATCCTATTTTGGTAAATAATTGGTAACATTTTTTAAAATTTTAAGGAAAATTAAGCAATAAAATTAATTTTCTATGATAATATCCTTTCAAAACTTTTTATCAAAAGGAGATTTAGATGAAAATTACAAAAGTTAGCTTAGCTGCTTTGGTTGCTTTAGGTGCATTTTCAAGCGTTGCAAGTGCAACTCCACTTGAAGAAGCTATAAAAAACGTAGATCTTTCAGGATATGCTAGATATCGTTATACAAATGATCATTACAAAGTAAATCCGGACACAAAAGATAGGACAAATGATGTTGCTGGTTACGCATTTAGAATGCAAACATCATTTAAGGCTGCTATCGACGATAACTTCTTTGGTGTTTTAACTTTAAGATATGATCAAACAGATGATTCTGGCAACAAAAACCTAAAAGGTACAGATAAAACAAATACAACCGACACTTTTGGCGTTTATGAGATGTACTTAGGCTATAAAGTAGCTAATACTACTATTACAGCTGGCAAGCAACTTATCAAAACTTTCTATGATGATGGTGATATAGCAGGTACTGGTCTAAAAGTAGTAAGTACTGATGTACCTGGTCTTACTTTAACAGCTGCAGCTTATGATGCACTACAAAGCGACGGTACTGAAATAGATGGTCCATTACTTAATAGAATAGTAAATGGTACTGAAAATGATAAATTTAATGGTTCTGCTGGCAATCTTTACTATTTAGGTGCAGCTGGCAGTTATGATCCAGTATCTTTTAAAGCAGCTATTGCAAATCTTCAAGAGATAGCAACACTTTATGGTGCTGAAGCTGGTGTTAGCTTTAATGTAACCGATGATGTAAATCTAAACCTAAAAGGTCAATTTGTCCATAACGACTCAGATCACAAAGATGTAGCTGATGCAAATTTCTGGGCAGTTCAAGCTGGTACAAAACTATTTGGTGCTAAGCTTAACGCTGGTTATTTAGACTTTGATGCTAAAAATAAAGATAATAATAAGTGGTCATTTACTTCAATTGACGCAAGCGGACAGTTAATCAACCCAACTAAGCTACTAAATAGTGTAATGGGTGGCGGCGGAAAACAATATTACAACAATATCAAAGGCAATAACGACTACTGGTTTGTTAATGCTGGATATGACATAGATAAATTTGGCTTTGGTGCTGGATATACTCAAGGTAAAGGCTATAGCTATACACTTAATAAAGAGAGAGCAAAAAGAAGTGAGTGGTATACAGAAGCTAGTTACAAATACAGCAAAAAGCTTACATTCTTAACATGGTATGCAGCTGCTAAAGACAAAAAAGATGGTGCAAGCTTTAAACAAGATCGTATCAGATTTGAAGCAAAATATAGCTTCTAAAAACATTTATCCGAGCGAGCTTTCGCTCGGACCTTTTCAAAATTTAAAATAGACCCCATACAAAATTTCTCTATCTTTTTTGATTAGTTCTTAGTTTTATAAAAAATATAAATTTTTAAATAGTGATTAAGTGTATTCTAGAAGCTTGAAATTTGAAATTAATACCACCGAAATTTTTAGCTATTTTTTACTATATCTATCCAATAATCAATATTATTTTGCTCGGCCTCTAGTGTACTGCCTTCTCCGTGCCCTGGATAAAGTGTGAAGTTACCTTTTAAATTTTTACATTTTCCTAGACTTTCTAACATTTTATTTTTATCTGAAAAAGGAAAATCCCAGCGTCCTATGCTTCCTTTAAATAAAAAATCTCCACTAAACATCGTGTCATCTATCTCTATCATCGAGCAGCCTGGTGTATGTCCTGGAAAATGATGAAATCTGATGCAAAAATCATCAATGTTAAAATTTTCATCATTATCAACTAAAACATCTGGAGTAAAAGTACTTTTCATATAACCGAAAATATCACTCTCACACATGAAAGCATCAAATTTATTAATATAAACTGGAATTTCTAGCTCATCTTTTAATTTACCAGCATCAAAAATATGATCAAAATGCCCATGAGTGCAAAGGATGGCTTTTAAATTTTTAGCATTTTGTAAAGCCCATTCTTTTGCCCCATCTCCTGGATCTATCACTAAAGATGAGTTATCTTTTGTAACGATGTAACAATTAGTGCCAAAATCTCCAAAACTTTTGTGTATTACTCTCATTTTTTACCTTAAATTTATTATTTCTTAAAATTTTACATCATTTTACTTAAACTTAAAGAAAAATTTTAAATTTACTTAGTATAATTTTTGCAAAAGGAAGCAAATCTAGGCAAAGGAAGAATGAAGGAGTATCAAAAGATCGAAGAATCTTTAGTTTTTAGCTTAAAAGATAAAACTAAAGATAAAAATTTGTTGTTGGGTGTTAGTGGAGGTATTGATTCTGCTGTAGTAGCGACTTTGTGTGCAAGAGCAAAACCAAATGAAACTCATGCACTCATCATGCCAACAGCATCATCAAACAGACAAAATATGGACGATGCCTTAAATTTATGCGAAAAACTAAACATAAAATATAAGGTTTTATCCATAGAGGGTATTTTAAATGCCTTTTACGAAACGATAGATGTAAATTTAAGCAATTTAAGAAAAGGGAATTTAGCAGCTAGAGTTAGAATGAGCTTGCTTTATGATTATTCATCTAGTATAAACGCTCTAGTTATCGGAACAAGCAACAAAAGTGAGCTTATGCTTGGATACGGTACGATATTTGGGGATTTAGCATGTGCGATAAATCCTATCGGAGAGCTTTACAAAAGTGAAATTTTTGAATTTGCAAAACATCTTGGGGTTGATAAAAATTTTATTGACAAAGCACCTTCGGCTGATTTGTGGGATGGACAAAGTGACGAAGGCGACATAGGTTACAGTTATGCTGTCATTGATGAGATTTTAGAAAATTTAGAAAATAACAAGGAGCAAGTCATCAAAAAGTTCGGATTAAAAGCAGTATCGGATATAGAAAATAGAGTTGTTTCAAACAGGTTTAAACGACAAATGCCGTTGATAGTGAAAATTTAAAGGATTAAAGATGAGAGAGATTCCGTTTTATAGACCAACTATCACTGAGCGTGAAAGTGAGCTTATTGAGGAGGCTTTGCACTCTGAAAATACTACTAATATCGTTGCTAGATTTGAAGAGAAGTTAAAAGAGTATTTTGGTGCAAAATTTGTAGTTACCACAAATAATATTGCAGCTGCACATCACTTGGCACTAAGCGCGCTTGACACTAAACGCGGAGATAAGGTCATTTGCTCCATAAATGCCTTTCCTAGCATTGCACAAGCTGTTAGACATTTTGATGCTGAACCTATTTTTGTGGATGTTGATGAAGAAGATTTTAACATCTGCCCAGACGCCCTTGAGAAAGTGCTAAAAGAGCAAAATCATAAAAAATTAAAATGTGCTTTTATCTCTCATATCGCAGGTCAAAGTGCCAGGATGGACGAGATAACGGCGGTTTGTGAGAAATACGGTGTAAAAATTTTAGATGATGCAAATCGCGGTATGGGACTAACATACAATGGCAAAAAAGTTGGCTCAGACTCCTTTTTATCGTGCTTTCAAACACATTCGCGTGTACAAAATCCTATATCAACGGTTGGATTTTTTACGACAAATGATGAGGAAATTTATAAAAGAGCAAAACTACTTCGCAACTATGCCCTTGTAAATGGCATTGATAAATTCGGTAGCTTGAGTTATATTTATGATGTCGTAGATATTGGCTTAAAGTATGATATAAACTCGATAAATGCAGCATTTTCTATTGCGCAGCTAGAAAGAACAGACAAGCTCATACAAAGAAGGCAAGAGATCGCAAAAATTTATGATAAAGAGCTTGGTGAGTGCCACAATATAACAATCCCTGTCAAAAAACGCGAGCACATTTATACTCAGTATATTATTAAGATAAATAAAAATCGTGATGGCTTTGCTAGAGAGCTTTTGGAGCATGGCATTCACACATCATTGCACTACATACCGATACATTTACTAAGTTATTATAAAAACAAATACTCGCTTAAAGTAAATGATTTTCCAAATGCTTTAAAAAATTATCAGCAAGTGTTGTCATTGCCTATTTATCATAGTCTGAGTGATGAAGAGGTGCAATACATCTGCAGCAAAGTAAAAGAAATTTCTAAAACTCGTGTTTAAGAAATTAAATATTTTCTTGCATGCTTGGGTGAACGATTACTTCTTTCGCCCAAATTTCTTTCAAATTTTACTAGCATTTTTACTTTTGCCACTAAGTTTTATCTATTTTCTTATTGTTGTGCTTAAGAAATTTACTGCTAGAAAAATAGACTTTGGCATAAAGATAATAAGCGTGGGAAATTTGACACTTGGAGGAAGCGGGAAGACTCCACTTTGCGTGGCAATTGCTAAAAATTACGAGGGCGCTTTTATCGTTCTTAGAGGCTATAAAAGAAAAAGCAAAGGCATGCAA
Coding sequences within it:
- a CDS encoding DHH family phosphoesterase, producing MKIYHLSHTDLDGYGAQYITNFYFKDVKFLNSNYGREIDDKFTQILSEIDASNDDKNVILITDLNLSLAQCESFEEMIDGKNIKLFLLDHHQSGAECASTYSWYFLDSSRCATKITYDFFAGIFGKNKELEIFSDVVNAVDIWLKDDKNFEMGKVCLGLVANAKEINKVMFEAENNLYMDHILKEASKFFNEKNDYIGLDMQVHAIKKSFFKEDKDDTLSNLISNYVVKKLSENKEKFSISYKDHKGILTYNIGNVSVIGNDFLVANPEFDFFIDVTNKKTLSFRANGKLDVSAMAKHLVGGGGHVNASGGLFANFKDGFSYEPIKAQIVDLITKKTQEDI
- a CDS encoding tetratricopeptide repeat protein encodes the protein MKKILVLVAAVFALNAMANENLDKANELYAKKNFNEAYLYFNKACGEGEKKACTMNAIMLFNGDGVAKDRVQAEKIFTKMCDENEGMACEKLGEMIAYGLVKDKDANEAKNEEKAKALFKKACDNGYQPACDFVTK
- a CDS encoding aspartate carbamoyltransferase catalytic subunit, with translation MGYKHKDLIGTRELSKEEILYFLEAAKEFKELNLSQVKKNDYLRGKTTINAFYENSTRTRTSFEIAAKRLGADTINFSSSSSSVTKGESLNDTMNNMAAMRTDIIVLRHPSSGAAKFAADRTEASVVNAGDGTNEHPSQALLDLFTLREHGKILDKNLNVAIIGDIARSRVARSDIWAMKKFGINLKLFAPKMMMPKDAEVFESKICKNMEEACEGSDVIIMLRIQLERGGADVAFPSSREYSKFFGLNKNRIKLAKPDAIVLHPGPINRGVELNSDVADGTHSVILNQVENGVAIRMAILNTLAKNRG
- a CDS encoding dihydroorotase, whose translation is MKIAIINGTIVNSDEKFKANILIENGKIAKIGSEKFEADKVIDATNKLVMPGLIDMHVHFRDPGQEYKDDIISGSQAAVAGGVTTCLCMANTNPVNDNASITRAMIEKARNCGLIDLLPIAAISKGLGGNEIVEMGDLIEAGAVAFSDDGLPVASSSVMRAALEYSSMFGSFCISHSEDCSLCRQGVMHEGKVSAILGLRGMAREKEEIAVSRDMLLAKLTKAHIHIAHVSSEYSLKIIEMGKKEGINITCEATPHHFSFSDDEILKNAYDTNFKMSPPLREISDVKAVREALKSGLIDVIATDHAPHHTDEKIVEFDKAPFGIIGLQTLVPLTLKLVNEGVISLERMVELTSTNAAKMLNLKDKGRLAEGMLADIAVIDPEIEYIYDEKINRSKSVNSPLFGKKLKGAATTTIKSGKIVYEFGK
- a CDS encoding M28 family peptidase; the protein is MSNSEILKKFETLAAIPHCSYETDKMRDFLASYAKDKGCEVVVDSFGNVHAFKGKPKICLQSHYDMVCMGDAPKIEIVYGDDGYMRAKNSSLGADNGIGVAIMMQMISEFDDIECLFTNNEEVGMIGATGFSGDLKADKLLNLDSEEDDRVTIGCAGGVNLFATIALNSKKTKESTLYEVKVSGLPGGHSGNEIHKNIPNAIKVLAAFVTKNGCRLVKFEGGERSNSIPSGATALVLSDKELKSECENLSVKKLGTGDEILENGEKILALINSFSQGVRAYNCELGIPQDSVNLSLAKIKDDGTLEVEFFARSMSKDGLNRMEFEISELAKAVGFSVISKDRNPAWKPVNDKFANDILEELKIYKPEARITAVHAGLECGVLLEKKAGLSACSIGPNIYSPHSTREHCEVASALFIEKVVRGIVKKYNS
- a CDS encoding heavy-metal-associated domain-containing protein; amino-acid sequence: MRKILVLALLALSCYADKKIEISVPSMHCPLCTAIVRKAALSVEGVKKADVSLKERKAVVIADDKLDEKELLKAVDATGYKGEIK
- a CDS encoding transglutaminase-like domain-containing protein; amino-acid sequence: MQRRDFFKFSSFLGAASLLPSVTLASDEPANPVVRNFDVNFKHQLLEKGKSSRIWLPLPLSTTYQQLTQDYVINTTAKNVYISDTLIPTMYGEFEENEQRPILNIQFKIQTTERNTDFSKVNFDPNEKVDPAILEFLKPTSHIPTGGVVRAKALEIIGNTKGDLERAKAIYTWVANTMQRDNSILGCGTGDVKAILESGKLVGKCTDINSVFVGLCRSVGIPAREIFGIRVGQSRFSDQMGSAKDGVAKISGGQHCRAEFYLKGYGWIPVDPADVTKVRLGEKLTNDDAKIVAVRDYCFGNWEMCWIGFNYGRDFILKPTPEQTPLNNFGYPYAEVDGNTQNYYSPKEFSYDYVSTELK